One window of the Solibacillus isronensis genome contains the following:
- a CDS encoding NAD(P)/FAD-dependent oxidoreductase yields the protein MKRPTILVLGAGYGGLTTIVNLQKLINSNEAEIILVNKNDYHYETTWLHEVGAGTISPDKARYPISKVINHNVTFVIANVENIDVNTKKVETSAGEFSYDYLVIGLGFEGETFGIPGLKEHALSLTNINTARQVREHIEYQFASWTLDEVKDDSKLTIVVGGAGFTGIEFLGELGNRIPELCREFDIPQERVRLLCVEAAPTVLPGFDPELVDYAQEQLRKKGVEFSIGTPIVEATAEGVNIKKDEENTEFIKAGTVVWAAGVRGNALIESSGIESNRARIAVRDDMRAPGFDDVFVVGDCAFLLNEEAGRPYPPTAQIAMQQGEIIAKNIKHLMNDDPTEVFAYDDKGAVCSLGQEDAIGTAFGRKFTGKPASALKKVVDDRALYLVGGVGLTLKKGKFKFI from the coding sequence ATGAAGAGACCGACAATTTTAGTATTAGGCGCAGGGTACGGAGGATTAACAACGATTGTAAATCTTCAAAAGTTAATCAATTCAAATGAAGCGGAAATTATTTTAGTGAACAAAAACGACTATCATTATGAAACAACTTGGCTGCATGAAGTAGGGGCAGGTACGATTTCACCGGATAAAGCACGTTATCCGATTTCAAAAGTTATTAATCACAATGTAACGTTCGTCATTGCCAATGTAGAAAACATTGATGTCAATACAAAGAAAGTAGAAACATCAGCTGGTGAGTTTTCGTATGATTATTTAGTAATTGGCTTAGGTTTCGAAGGGGAAACTTTCGGCATTCCTGGTCTGAAGGAACATGCATTGTCATTAACGAATATTAATACTGCACGCCAAGTCCGTGAGCATATCGAGTATCAGTTTGCTTCTTGGACATTGGATGAAGTGAAAGACGACAGTAAACTTACGATTGTCGTAGGCGGTGCCGGCTTTACAGGCATAGAATTTTTAGGGGAGCTCGGTAACCGGATTCCTGAGCTTTGCCGAGAGTTTGATATTCCTCAGGAAAGAGTACGTCTTCTATGTGTAGAAGCAGCACCGACTGTATTACCTGGATTTGATCCGGAATTAGTCGATTATGCGCAGGAACAGCTGCGTAAAAAAGGTGTGGAATTTTCTATCGGTACACCGATTGTGGAAGCAACAGCAGAAGGTGTGAACATTAAAAAAGATGAAGAAAACACGGAATTCATTAAAGCCGGTACAGTTGTATGGGCTGCGGGAGTACGTGGAAATGCTTTAATCGAATCTTCCGGCATTGAATCGAACCGCGCACGTATTGCAGTTCGTGATGATATGCGCGCACCAGGCTTTGACGATGTCTTTGTAGTGGGAGACTGCGCATTTTTATTAAATGAGGAAGCAGGCAGACCTTACCCGCCAACAGCTCAAATCGCGATGCAGCAAGGTGAGATTATTGCCAAAAATATAAAGCATTTAATGAATGATGACCCGACAGAAGTATTTGCTTACGATGATAAAGGAGCTGTTTGTTCATTAGGTCAAGAAGATGCAATCGGAACAGCGTTTGGTCGTAAATTTACAGGGAAGCCAGCATCGGCATTAAAGAAAGTCGTAGATGACCGCGCATTATATTTAGTCGGCGGTGTCGGTTTAACGTTGAAAAAAGGGAAATTCAAATTTATATAA
- a CDS encoding EAL domain-containing protein: MSVLELLDKLDQIEILYEPIYSADGHRIVAYEAIGQVETENEKEPINIEQFTYEKDVPADIRAEIEQIFVRRSLQNVAHLIDDVGLYIPCNPELLLLDFGESYFTMLKETVAESNLRNITLVMTEHLYEGEMNQLQHLIRYIKTYGIKIALADVGSQTQLENILLLEPAILKINVGQLNYNLWGAQNHAFSTIRTLAVKMGTQLLVENIETVYQLQHGWKNGTRYFKGPYLQLPHKELQVRDSLKERFRKDCEQFIATEKKLLLQKYEEMKRLERMICSTVDQVNPSTSQIDKLMQLANALENCAFRIYICDSNGFQTSPNIRWNDGKWEKQEEIIGKNWSWRPYFLLNIIKMTKDNKGELSSVYSDIETGELTRTYSMAISNEEFLFIDIKYDYLYEHNIVN; the protein is encoded by the coding sequence ATGAGTGTTTTAGAATTACTGGATAAGTTAGATCAAATCGAAATTTTATATGAGCCAATCTATAGTGCAGATGGACATCGCATTGTGGCTTATGAAGCAATAGGCCAAGTAGAAACTGAAAATGAAAAAGAGCCGATCAATATCGAGCAATTTACATATGAAAAAGACGTACCAGCAGATATTAGAGCGGAAATTGAGCAAATCTTTGTTCGCAGATCGTTGCAAAATGTTGCCCATTTAATTGATGATGTTGGCTTGTATATTCCATGCAACCCTGAACTGCTTTTACTGGATTTTGGGGAAAGTTATTTTACGATGCTGAAAGAAACAGTCGCTGAATCGAACCTCCGAAATATTACCCTTGTCATGACGGAGCATCTTTACGAAGGGGAGATGAATCAGCTGCAGCATTTAATTCGCTATATTAAAACATATGGCATTAAAATCGCATTGGCAGATGTCGGCTCACAAACACAGCTTGAAAATATTTTACTTCTTGAACCAGCTATTCTTAAAATTAATGTCGGCCAGTTAAACTATAATTTATGGGGTGCGCAAAACCATGCGTTTTCTACAATTCGTACACTTGCTGTGAAGATGGGAACGCAATTATTAGTAGAAAATATTGAAACAGTCTATCAATTACAGCACGGCTGGAAAAACGGTACCCGTTACTTTAAAGGACCATATTTACAACTGCCGCATAAAGAGCTGCAAGTACGTGATTCTTTAAAAGAACGTTTCCGCAAAGATTGTGAGCAATTTATTGCTACGGAAAAGAAATTGCTTCTGCAAAAGTATGAGGAAATGAAACGTCTTGAACGTATGATTTGTTCAACAGTTGATCAAGTCAATCCATCTACATCACAGATTGATAAACTGATGCAGCTGGCAAACGCTTTGGAAAACTGCGCATTTCGTATATATATTTGTGACAGCAATGGTTTTCAAACATCTCCGAATATCCGCTGGAACGATGGGAAATGGGAAAAGCAAGAAGAAATCATCGGTAAAAACTGGAGCTGGCGACCGTACTTCCTGTTGAACATTATTAAAATGACAAAAGACAATAAGGGCGAGTTGTCTTCCGTTTACAGTGATATTGAAACAGGCGAGTTGACACGCACGTATTCAATGGCCATTTCAAACGAAGAGTTTTTATTCATTGATATTAAGTACGATTATTTATATGAACATAATATTGTAAATTGA
- a CDS encoding NUDIX domain-containing protein, whose product MKKDRGKVWLGVAAIVENSAGEWLLVKKTYGGLKGAWSLPAGFVQPAETVTTAAMREVLEETGILCEVKGLVGFRSGVILNDISDNMAIFYCKPVDNDQPFTLQEREIGEACWMAPSEIIHHELSSVMLREMANQHAAQHIHPIIEGVNPGDVFGYSEYHLFFKK is encoded by the coding sequence ATGAAAAAGGATCGAGGAAAAGTTTGGCTTGGAGTTGCCGCAATTGTTGAAAATTCAGCAGGAGAATGGCTGCTCGTAAAAAAAACATACGGGGGATTAAAAGGGGCATGGTCTTTACCGGCAGGATTTGTTCAGCCAGCCGAAACCGTTACGACTGCAGCGATGCGCGAAGTGTTGGAAGAAACAGGGATTTTGTGCGAAGTAAAGGGACTTGTCGGTTTCCGTTCCGGTGTAATTCTGAATGATATTAGTGATAATATGGCGATTTTTTATTGTAAGCCGGTCGATAATGATCAGCCTTTTACTTTGCAGGAAAGAGAAATCGGCGAAGCATGCTGGATGGCACCGAGTGAAATTATTCACCATGAACTGTCATCAGTGATGCTAAGAGAAATGGCAAACCAGCATGCAGCACAGCATATTCACCCGATTATTGAAGGTGTGAATCCGGGGGACGTCTTCGGCTACAGCGAATACCATCTGTTTTTCAAAAAATAA